The Deltaproteobacteria bacterium genome has a window encoding:
- a CDS encoding prepilin-type N-terminal cleavage/methylation domain-containing protein, whose translation MLSKMRKGEKGFTLIELMIVVAIIGILAAIAIPQFASYRQRAQDSAAKSALKNLATAQENYYAQNNIYAAGRANLVGWTVESTITLAISNASTTTWSANASHNSSDNTFVYDASAGGLQ comes from the coding sequence ATGTTAAGCAAGATGCGTAAAGGAGAAAAAGGTTTTACTTTAATTGAGTTGATGATCGTTGTGGCCATCATCGGTATCCTGGCGGCCATTGCCATCCCGCAGTTTGCCAGTTACCGTCAAAGGGCGCAGGACTCGGCGGCCAAATCAGCGCTCAAGAACCTGGCCACAGCCCAGGAAAACTACTACGCCCAGAACAACATTTACGCCGCCGGCCGGGCCAACCTGGTGGGGTGGACGGTTGAGAGCACCATCACCCTTGCCATATCGAACGCCAGCACTACCACATGGTCGGCCAACGCCAGCCACAACAGTTCGGACAACACCTTTGTCTATGACGCCTCTGCCGGTGGGTTACAGTAG